A DNA window from Mobula birostris isolate sMobBir1 chromosome 3, sMobBir1.hap1, whole genome shotgun sequence contains the following coding sequences:
- the LOC140195644 gene encoding fucolectin-1-like produces the protein METRYLLVFVCLFAMARAHHSRGNLCDTIRATQSSIGDFKGYALNAIDRNHDTTYEHGSCSKTTTENSPWWSVDFFYHYMVYVVKITAGTSINNAEIRIGDSMDSKSKQNTVCANDVSVPAGQTKYFFCKPKGLHGRYMTISIPGRTTSLSLCEVEAYGAHDPH, from the exons ATGGAGACCCGTTACCTGCTCGTGTTTGTCTGTCTCTTCGCCATGGCTCGAGCTCATCACTCACGAG GCAATCTATGTGATACCATTCGCGCCACGCAGTCGAGCATAGGGGATTTCAAAGGATATGCCCTCAACGCCATCGACAGGAACCATGACACCACCTACGAGCACGGGTCGTGCAGCAAAACAACCACGGAGAACTCGCCCTGGTGGAGCGTCGATTTCTTCTACCATTACATGGTCTACGTTGTGAAAATCACCGCGGGCACTAGCATTAATAATGCGGAAATCCGCATCGGAGACTCCATGGATTCCAAAAGCAAGCAGAACACTGT TTGTGCAAATGATGTATCCGTGCCTGCGGGACAGACTAAGTACTTTTTCTGTAAACCAAAAGGACTACATGGACGTTACATGACCATCAGCATCCCCGGGAGGACAACATCCCTGTCACTATGTGAGGTGGAAGCCTACGGAGCGCACGATCCTCACTAA